From one Rattus norvegicus strain BN/NHsdMcwi chromosome 7, GRCr8, whole genome shotgun sequence genomic stretch:
- the Zscan4f gene encoding zinc finger and SCAN domain containing protein 4F-like: MASEIKESLKHKTAAKYLQKDNLEFIPTHASPVQWGEIFSDSSSAQLNFSPSKNGFSAKQELQKLWQMFNSWLQPEKQSKEQMISQLVLEQFLLTGHCKDNFVLKEIWEASGRNMGRFMEGLTDECLKPPAMVYVSMQGQEALFSENMPLKEVIKLLEQQKSATGLTPESTQMPAHFTEDILLATGQENSENKHTSGNSTEVNIGDSSTRHEMNSLLIIQKEPPRPEQEERLDSFQFAQGARASQGNSSHHVEFLSPHTCRDIPMEAQPVIFYRTNISEDREECCTTSKNATQENSGDNIPMRKMDSIFINQRMYHPEPKMGDVSYGVSQDFTRRSPGTSTSQQESLGLTFSEDDPRDIPGVHSRPEKLTSEAVLLYQYQEANSTSKIHQKRLHVGSKQYNCEECPRTFKYASHLSLHQRTHQNKKAFVCPTCQKTFKRASDLRCHEVIHNPEKPFKCSTCEKSFSHKTNLKAHERIHTGEKPYVCSLCSHRFCQSSTYNRHLRNVHKSD, from the exons ATGGCTTCAGAGATTAAAGAATCCTTAAAGCACAAGACAGCAGCAAAATACCTTCAGAAAGACAATTTAGAGTTCATTCCAACTCATGCTTCTCCTGTACAATGGGGAGAAATCTTTTCTGACTCATCAAGTGCCCAGCTCAACTTTTCCCCAAGCAAAAATGGCTTCTCAGCAAAGCAGGAGCTGCAAAAACTCTGGCAGATGTTTAACTCATGGTTGCAGCCAGAAAAACAGAGCAAGGAGCAGATGATTTCTCAACTGGTCTTGGAGCAGTTTCTCCTCACTGGACACTGTAAAGACAATTTTGTCTTGAAAGAGATTTGGGAAGCAAGTGGAAGAAACATGGGGAGATTCATGGAGGGGCTGACTGATGAGTGCTTGAAGCCTCCTGCCATG GTCTATGTATCCATGCAAGGACAGGAAGCCCTATTTTCTGAAAACATGCCATTAAAAGAAGTCATCAAGCTTTTGGAACAACAGAAATCAGCAACAGGGCTAACACCAGAGAGCACCCAGATGCCGGCACACTTCACAGAAGATATATTATTGGCCACAG GACAAGAAAACAGTGAAAATAAACACACTTCTGGGAATTCTACTGAAGTAAACATTGGTGATAGCAGTACTAGACATGAGATGAACTCCCTTCTTATTATACAGAAAGAGCCGCCGCGTCctgagcaggaagagagactcGATTCTTTTCAATTCGCTCAGGGTGCCAGAGCAAGTCAAGGCAACTCCAGTCATCATGTAGAGTTTCTGAGTCCTCACACTTGCAGAGATATCCCCATGGAGGCACAACCGGTGATTTTCTACAGGACAAACATCTCTGAGGACAGGGAAGAGTGCTGTACCACTTCCAAGAATGCTACTCAAGAAAATAGTGGTGATAATATTCCTATGAGGAAGATGGATTCCATCTTCATTAACCAGAGAATGTATCATCCTGAGCCTAAAATGGGAGATGTTTCTTATGGGGTTTCTCAGGATTTTACAAGAAGAAGTCCTGGAACATCCACAAGCCAACAAGAGTCACTGGGGCTAACTTTTTCTGAGGATGACCCTAGAGACATTCCAGGAGTCCACTCCAGGCCAGAGAAGCTTACATCTGAGGCTGTACTTCTTTATCAGTATCAGGAGGCAAACTCGACAAGTAAAATTCATCAAAAGAGATTACATGTAGGTTCTAAACAGTACAATTGTGAAGAATGTCCTAGGACTTTCAAATATGCCAGTCATCTTTcactccaccagagaactcaccAAAATAAGAAGGCATTTGTCTGTCCCACCTGTCAGAAAACATTCAAAAGAGCCTCTGACCTCCGATGTCATGAGGTCATACACAATCCAGAGAAGCCTTTCAAATGTAGCACATGCGAAAAGTCCTTCAGCCACAAGACCAACCTGAAGGCTCATGAGAGGATTCACACAGGAGAAAAGCCTTATGTCTGTTCCCTGTGTAGCCATAGATTCTGCCAATCATCTACATATAACCGTCACCTGAGGAATGTGCACAAGTCTGACTGA